From the Streptococcus oralis ATCC 35037 genome, one window contains:
- the asp5 gene encoding accessory Sec system protein Asp5 gives MMEVLMIVGIILAIALIVLVLIQPRQSQLFSMDATSNIGKPGYWQNKRLVKMVTLLISLALFVLLLVFMMVTYQ, from the coding sequence ATGATGGAAGTTTTGATGATTGTAGGAATAATCCTAGCCATCGCCTTGATTGTTCTGGTTCTCATCCAACCTCGTCAAAGCCAACTCTTTTCCATGGATGCGACCAGCAATATCGGAAAACCAGGCTACTGGCAGAACAAGCGCTTGGTAAAAATGGTAACCCTCTTGATTAGCCTAGCCTTGTTTGTCTTGCTCCTCGTTTTTATGATGGTGACCTATCAGTAA
- the yqeH gene encoding ribosome biogenesis GTPase YqeH: protein MEEILCIGCGATIQTTDKTGLGFTPQSALEKGLETGEVYCQRCFRLRHYNEITDVQLTDDDFLKLLHEVGDSDALVVNVIDIFDFNGSVIPGLPRFVSGNDVLLVGNKKDILPKSVKSSKISQWLMERAHEEGLRPVDVVLTSAQNKHAIKEVIDKIEHYRKGRDVYVVGVTNVGKSTLINAIIQEITGDQNVITTSRFPGTTLDKIEIPLDDGSYIYDTPGIIHRHQMAHYLTAKNLKYVSPKKEIKPKTYQLNPEQTLFLGGLGRFDFISGEKQGFTAFFDNELKLHRTKLEGASAFYDKHLGTLLTPPNSKEKEDFPKLVQHVFTIKDKTDLVISGLGWIRVTGTAKVAVWAPEGVAVVTRKAII, encoded by the coding sequence ATGGAAGAAATTCTCTGTATTGGTTGTGGAGCAACCATTCAGACGACAGACAAGACTGGTCTTGGATTTACCCCCCAGTCGGCACTTGAAAAAGGTTTGGAGACTGGCGAAGTCTATTGCCAACGTTGTTTCCGTCTCCGTCACTACAATGAAATCACGGATGTCCAGTTGACAGACGATGATTTCCTCAAGCTCTTGCACGAGGTGGGAGACAGTGATGCCTTGGTGGTCAATGTCATTGATATCTTTGACTTTAATGGTTCTGTCATCCCAGGCTTGCCACGCTTTGTATCGGGCAATGATGTCCTCTTGGTCGGAAATAAAAAAGATATCCTACCCAAGTCTGTTAAATCGAGCAAGATTAGCCAGTGGCTTATGGAACGTGCTCACGAAGAAGGACTTCGTCCAGTAGATGTCGTTCTGACTTCAGCCCAAAACAAACATGCCATTAAGGAAGTCATTGATAAAATCGAGCATTACCGTAAGGGACGCGATGTCTATGTCGTTGGGGTAACCAACGTTGGAAAATCAACTCTCATCAATGCCATTATCCAAGAAATAACGGGTGACCAGAATGTCATCACGACTTCGCGCTTCCCAGGGACAACCTTGGACAAGATTGAGATTCCGCTTGATGATGGTTCTTATATCTACGATACACCGGGAATCATCCACCGTCACCAAATGGCCCACTACTTGACGGCTAAAAATCTCAAGTATGTCAGTCCTAAAAAGGAAATCAAGCCCAAAACCTATCAGCTTAACCCTGAACAAACTCTGTTTTTAGGTGGTCTTGGACGCTTTGACTTCATATCAGGAGAAAAGCAAGGATTCACAGCTTTCTTTGACAATGAACTCAAACTCCACCGTACCAAGCTAGAAGGCGCTAGTGCTTTTTACGACAAGCACCTAGGAACACTTCTGACACCACCAAATAGCAAAGAGAAAGAAGATTTTCCAAAACTAGTCCAGCATGTATTTACCATCAAGGACAAGACAGACCTAGTCATCTCAGGACTCGGCTGGATCCGCGTAACAGGCACCGCCAAAGTCGCCGTCTGGGCACCAGAAGGCGTCGCCGTCGTCACACGCAAAGCAATCATTTAA
- the yqeK gene encoding bis(5'-nucleosyl)-tetraphosphatase (symmetrical) YqeK, with product MAYQDYINCSREALLERMAELLPEKRLTHCLGVERAAIELAERFGFDAEKAGLAGLLHDYAKKLSDQEFLDLIDRYQLDPDLKNWGNNVWHGMVGIYKIQEDLDLHDSEILRAIEIHTVGAGQMSDLDKVVYVADYIEHNRAFPGVDEAREIAELSLNKAVAYETARTVEHLAHQGFPIYPQTLETYNAFVHYLKED from the coding sequence ATGGCCTATCAAGACTATATCAACTGCTCCCGTGAGGCTTTGTTGGAAAGAATGGCAGAGCTTCTGCCTGAAAAACGTTTGACCCATTGTCTGGGTGTAGAGCGTGCAGCCATAGAACTAGCTGAGAGATTTGGATTCGATGCCGAGAAAGCAGGACTAGCAGGTCTTCTCCATGACTATGCTAAAAAGCTGTCAGATCAGGAATTTCTAGACTTGATTGACCGTTACCAATTAGACCCTGACCTCAAAAACTGGGGTAATAATGTCTGGCATGGTATGGTTGGCATCTACAAGATTCAGGAGGACTTGGATTTGCATGATTCTGAAATCCTGAGAGCTATTGAAATCCATACAGTCGGTGCTGGTCAGATGAGCGACCTGGATAAAGTTGTCTACGTCGCAGACTATATCGAGCACAATCGTGCCTTTCCTGGAGTGGACGAGGCACGTGAGATTGCTGAGCTATCGCTCAATAAGGCAGTGGCCTACGAAACGGCACGAACTGTGGAGCATCTAGCTCATCAGGGATTCCCCATCTATCCCCAAACCCTTGAAACCTATAACGCCTTTGTGCACTATTTGAAAGAGGACTAA
- a CDS encoding aromatic acid exporter family protein, whose translation MSLTQRTTKLVLATCLACFLAYFLDLSSAVSAGIIALLSLSDTRRSTLKLARNRLFSMLLALAIGVLAFQLTGFHIWSLGLYLALYVPLAYKMGWEIGITPSSVLVSHLLVQESTSPELLLNEVLLFLIGTSFALLVNLYMPSREKAIQSYHLQVEEKLKDILLRFKYYLSRGDGRNQAQLVDQLDKLLDEALKLVYLDHSDHLFHQTNYHIHYFEMRQRQSRILRNMAQQINTCHLAASESLILAQLFSKIAAQLSQTNPAHDLLDDIERYLQVFRNRSLPKTREEFETRATLLQLLREAETFIQVKVDFYQKYGN comes from the coding sequence ATGTCCCTCACTCAACGTACGACCAAACTGGTCTTAGCGACCTGTCTCGCTTGTTTTCTCGCTTATTTTTTAGATTTATCATCAGCAGTTTCAGCTGGAATTATCGCTCTCTTAAGCCTCTCCGACACGCGCAGAAGCACGCTGAAATTAGCACGCAACCGCCTCTTTTCCATGCTCCTAGCGCTCGCTATCGGTGTTCTAGCCTTTCAGCTGACGGGCTTTCACATCTGGAGTCTGGGCCTCTACCTGGCTCTTTATGTCCCTCTTGCTTACAAAATGGGCTGGGAAATCGGCATCACCCCTAGCAGTGTCTTGGTCAGTCATCTCTTGGTACAGGAGTCTACCTCTCCAGAGCTCTTGCTTAATGAAGTGCTCCTCTTTCTCATCGGGACAAGCTTTGCACTATTGGTCAACCTTTATATGCCCTCTCGTGAGAAAGCCATCCAAAGCTACCACCTTCAGGTCGAAGAAAAGTTAAAAGACATCCTGCTTCGTTTTAAATACTATCTGTCAAGAGGAGACGGACGCAATCAAGCCCAACTCGTTGACCAATTAGACAAGCTCCTCGATGAAGCTCTCAAACTGGTCTACCTGGATCACTCGGACCATCTCTTTCACCAGACGAACTACCACATCCATTACTTTGAGATGAGACAGCGACAAAGTCGCATCCTGCGAAATATGGCCCAGCAGATCAATACCTGTCATCTGGCCGCAAGTGAGAGTTTGATTTTGGCCCAGCTCTTTTCAAAGATTGCTGCTCAGCTAAGCCAGACCAATCCTGCTCATGACCTACTTGATGACATCGAACGCTATCTGCAAGTCTTCCGCAATCGGAGTCTCCCTAAAACACGTGAGGAGTTTGAAACCCGTGCCACCCTCCTGCAACTACTACGCGAAGCTGAAACCTTTATCCAGGTTAAGGTCGATTTTTACCAAAAATATGGAAACTAG
- the asp4 gene encoding accessory Sec system protein Asp4: protein MTKKDLFYKDVEGRMEELKQGALKKEKPSRGEKISKTFSILLGLLILLTLIFTLLGILR from the coding sequence ATGACTAAAAAAGATTTATTTTACAAGGATGTCGAAGGACGCATGGAAGAGTTAAAGCAAGGAGCGCTTAAGAAAGAAAAGCCTAGCCGAGGAGAAAAGATCAGTAAAACCTTCTCCATTTTACTCGGCTTGCTCATCCTTCTTACCCTGATCTTTACATTATTAGGAATCTTGAGGTGA
- a CDS encoding mechanosensitive ion channel family protein, translated as MQDFFQRYFDKLDLTTMLENLLTKVISLLILFLLFYIAKKMLHATVRKIVKPSLKFSNRDAGRQKTISRLLENVFNYILYFFLLYCILSILGLPVSSLLAGAGIAGVAIGMGAQGFLSDVINGFFILFERQLDVGDEVVLTNGPITVSGKVVSVGIRTTQLRGDDQALHFVPNRNITVVSNLSRTE; from the coding sequence ATGCAAGATTTTTTTCAACGCTATTTTGATAAACTTGATTTAACAACCATGTTAGAGAATCTCTTGACCAAGGTGATTTCTCTTTTGATTTTGTTTTTGCTATTTTATATAGCTAAAAAGATGCTTCATGCGACTGTACGAAAGATTGTCAAGCCCTCACTTAAATTTTCCAATCGAGATGCTGGCAGACAAAAGACCATTTCTCGTTTGCTGGAGAATGTCTTTAACTACATTCTTTATTTCTTCTTGCTCTATTGCATCCTGTCTATTTTAGGTTTGCCAGTTTCCAGCCTCCTTGCTGGTGCGGGGATTGCTGGGGTGGCCATTGGTATGGGGGCGCAAGGCTTTCTATCCGATGTCATTAATGGCTTCTTCATCCTTTTTGAACGCCAGCTTGATGTGGGTGATGAAGTGGTTCTCACAAATGGACCGATTACCGTTTCTGGAAAGGTCGTTAGCGTAGGGATCCGTACAACGCAACTGCGAGGTGACGATCAAGCCCTTCACTTTGTTCCCAATCGCAATATCACCGTCGTCAGCAATCTATCTCGTACTGAATAG
- a CDS encoding nicotinate-nucleotide adenylyltransferase produces the protein MAIELLTPFTKVELEPEIKEKKRKQVGILGGNFNPVHNAHLVVADQVRQQLGLDQVLLMPEYQPPHVDKKETIPEHYRLKMLELAIEGIEGLDIETIELERKGISYTYDTMKILTEQHPDTDYYFIIGADMVDYLPKWYRIDELVDMVQFVGVQRPRYKAGTSYPVIWVDVPLMDISSSMVRDFIAQGRKPNFLLPQPVLDYIEKEGLY, from the coding sequence ATGGCAATCGAATTATTGACTCCCTTTACCAAGGTAGAGTTGGAGCCAGAAATCAAGGAGAAAAAACGCAAACAAGTCGGGATTCTAGGGGGAAATTTTAACCCTGTTCACAATGCCCATCTTGTTGTGGCGGACCAAGTACGACAACAGTTGGGGCTGGACCAGGTCCTGCTTATGCCCGAATACCAACCACCTCATGTAGATAAAAAGGAAACCATCCCCGAGCACTACCGTCTCAAGATGCTTGAATTGGCGATTGAGGGGATTGAAGGTCTGGACATTGAAACCATTGAGTTAGAGCGTAAGGGCATTTCCTACACCTACGACACCATGAAGATTTTGACCGAGCAACATCCAGACACGGATTATTACTTCATTATCGGGGCTGATATGGTGGACTATCTGCCTAAATGGTATCGAATTGATGAGCTAGTCGACATGGTTCAGTTTGTAGGGGTTCAGCGTCCGCGCTACAAGGCAGGGACTTCCTATCCAGTTATCTGGGTGGATGTGCCTCTCATGGACATCTCGTCCAGCATGGTGCGTGACTTCATTGCCCAAGGTCGGAAACCCAACTTTCTCCTACCTCAGCCAGTGCTAGACTACATCGAGAAGGAGGGGCTCTACTGA
- the sstT gene encoding serine/threonine transporter SstT, which yields MKRIIRAWTKASLIKRILIGMILGATLGMLFPNLTGIGLLGDLFVGGLKAIAPILVFALVANALSQHQKGQNTNMKTVIFLYLLGTFAAALVAVLASFLLPVQITLTSANTEVAAPDGIGQVLSNLLLKLVDNPLNAIVEANYIGILSWAVVFGLAMREASKHSKELLRTMADVTSKIVEWIINLAPFGILGLVFKTISDKGIASLANYGVLLGLLIATMAFVALIINPLIAFLFMRKNPYPLVLKCLRVSGITAFFTRSSAANIPVNMKLCQDLGLNPDTYSVSIPLGSTINMAGAAVTINILTLAAVNTLGISVDFGTAFVLSVVAAISACGASGIAGGSLLLIPVACSLFGISNDLAMQVVGVGFVIGVVQDSCETALNSSTDVLFTAVAEYATNRKLRP from the coding sequence ATGAAACGAATCATTAGAGCCTGGACCAAGGCAAGCCTCATCAAACGAATCCTTATTGGAATGATTTTGGGTGCTACATTAGGGATGCTCTTTCCAAACCTTACAGGAATTGGTCTGCTTGGAGACCTCTTTGTAGGCGGACTGAAAGCTATCGCTCCTATTTTGGTTTTTGCCCTTGTTGCCAATGCCCTTTCCCAACACCAAAAGGGACAAAACACCAATATGAAGACTGTTATTTTCCTATACTTGCTCGGAACCTTTGCTGCTGCATTGGTAGCCGTTCTAGCTAGTTTCTTACTGCCTGTGCAAATCACCCTGACCAGCGCAAATACAGAAGTTGCTGCTCCTGACGGTATCGGTCAAGTCCTCAGCAACCTCTTGCTCAAACTGGTGGATAATCCTTTGAATGCCATTGTTGAAGCCAACTATATCGGGATTCTATCTTGGGCAGTCGTCTTTGGGCTGGCTATGAGAGAGGCAAGTAAACACAGTAAAGAATTACTGAGAACCATGGCAGATGTCACCTCTAAAATTGTGGAATGGATTATCAACCTAGCTCCCTTTGGGATTTTAGGCTTGGTTTTCAAGACCATCTCTGACAAGGGCATTGCCAGTCTGGCTAACTACGGTGTCCTCCTAGGACTCTTGATTGCTACCATGGCCTTTGTTGCTCTCATCATCAACCCGCTCATCGCCTTTCTCTTTATGAGAAAAAATCCCTATCCCCTTGTTTTGAAATGCCTACGTGTCAGTGGTATTACAGCCTTCTTCACTCGTAGCTCTGCTGCCAATATCCCTGTCAATATGAAACTCTGTCAAGACTTGGGGCTGAATCCTGACACCTACTCTGTCTCCATCCCGCTTGGTTCGACCATCAACATGGCTGGCGCTGCTGTTACCATAAATATCCTGACCCTGGCTGCCGTCAATACACTCGGAATTTCGGTAGACTTTGGGACAGCATTTGTACTCAGTGTAGTGGCTGCCATTTCTGCCTGCGGGGCCTCTGGAATCGCTGGAGGATCCCTTCTCCTCATTCCTGTGGCTTGTAGCCTCTTTGGGATTTCCAACGACTTGGCTATGCAGGTTGTCGGGGTCGGTTTTGTGATCGGAGTCGTGCAAGACTCCTGCGAAACAGCCCTGAACTCTTCAACAGATGTCCTCTTTACAGCGGTTGCCGAGTATGCTACAAACCGAAAACTTCGCCCCTAG
- a CDS encoding YqeG family HAD IIIA-type phosphatase — protein sequence MAIENYMPDFAVEAVYDLTVPSLQAQGIKAVLVDLDNTLIAWNNPDGTLEMKQWLHDLRDAGIRIIVVSNNTKKRVQRAVEKFGIDYVYWALKPFTFGIDRAMKEFHYEKNEVVMVGDQLMTDIRAAHRAGIRSILVKPLVQHDSIKTQINRARERRVMRKITEKYGPITYKKGI from the coding sequence ATGGCGATTGAAAATTATATGCCAGATTTTGCTGTGGAAGCAGTTTATGATCTGACAGTCCCAAGCCTGCAAGCGCAGGGAATCAAGGCTGTTTTGGTCGATTTGGACAATACCCTCATTGCTTGGAACAACCCTGATGGGACGCTAGAGATGAAACAGTGGCTACATGACCTTCGGGATGCAGGTATTCGCATCATCGTGGTCTCAAATAATACTAAAAAACGGGTCCAACGCGCAGTTGAGAAATTTGGAATTGATTACGTTTATTGGGCCTTGAAACCCTTCACATTTGGGATTGATCGTGCCATGAAGGAATTTCACTATGAGAAAAATGAAGTGGTCATGGTTGGTGACCAGCTCATGACTGATATACGCGCAGCGCATCGTGCGGGTATTCGCTCGATCTTAGTCAAGCCCTTGGTCCAACACGACTCCATCAAAACGCAGATTAACCGAGCTCGCGAGCGCCGTGTCATGCGCAAAATCACTGAAAAGTACGGACCGATTACATATAAAAAAGGAATTTAA
- the yhbY gene encoding ribosome assembly RNA-binding protein YhbY produces MSLTSKQRAFLNSQAHTLKPIIQIGKNGLNDQIKTSVRQALDARELIKVTLLQNTDENIHEVAEILEEEIGVDTVQKIGRILILFKQSSKKENRKISKKVKEI; encoded by the coding sequence ATGTCATTAACATCAAAACAACGTGCCTTCCTCAACAGCCAGGCACACACCCTCAAACCCATCATCCAAATCGGGAAAAATGGACTCAACGACCAAATCAAAACCAGCGTCCGTCAAGCTCTTGACGCCCGTGAATTGATTAAAGTTACGCTCTTGCAAAACACAGATGAAAACATCCACGAAGTAGCTGAAATCTTGGAAGAAGAAATCGGTGTGGATACTGTCCAAAAAATCGGACGCATCTTGATCTTGTTTAAACAATCCAGCAAGAAAGAAAATCGCAAGATTTCTAAAAAAGTCAAAGAAATCTAA
- the gtfA gene encoding accessory Sec system glycosyltransferase GtfA, with protein sequence MTIYNINLGIGWASSGVEYAQAYRAGIFRSLDLASKFIFTDLILADNIQHLTANIGFADNQVIWLYNHFTDIRLAPTSVTVDEVLASFGGLESHREQDGKVLRVYFSDEDKFVTCYLVDSAKNLVQHAEYVFGGNLVRKDYFSYTRYCTEYFAPKDQVARLYQRSFFNEDGSTAYDILLTEGQEEVYRFKDRILYGKPALMRYFMQRLNLSKSDLVILDRETGIGQAVFEEAQKAHLAVVVHAEHYSENASNEDYLLWNNYYEYQFTNADKVDCFIVSTDRQKEVLEGQFAQYSQHRPRIVTIPVGSIDQLTEPARERKPFSLITASRLAKEKHIDWLVKAVIQAHQVLPELTFDIYGSGGEESLLREIITAHQAENYIQLKGHADLAQIYPQYEVYLTASTSEGFGLTLMEAVGSGLPLIGFDVPYGNQTFIKDGQNGYLIPSSDDHVETAIKRSFAEKICQLYQENHLPDMRTASYDLARGFLTDKVRDKWKKTIEEVLHDSTI encoded by the coding sequence ATGACAATTTACAACATAAATCTAGGAATCGGTTGGGCGAGCAGTGGTGTCGAATATGCCCAGGCCTACCGAGCAGGGATTTTTAGAAGTTTAGACCTAGCATCTAAGTTTATCTTTACCGACTTGATTTTGGCAGACAATATCCAGCATTTAACGGCCAATATCGGCTTTGCGGATAATCAGGTAATCTGGCTTTACAATCATTTTACAGATATCAGGCTAGCACCGACCAGTGTTACAGTTGACGAGGTCTTGGCTTCTTTCGGTGGCCTTGAGAGTCATAGGGAGCAGGACGGCAAGGTCTTACGTGTCTACTTTTCAGATGAGGACAAGTTTGTGACCTGCTACTTGGTAGACTCGGCTAAGAATCTGGTGCAGCATGCAGAGTATGTGTTTGGGGGGAACTTGGTTCGCAAGGATTATTTTTCCTACACGCGCTACTGTACAGAATATTTCGCGCCCAAAGACCAAGTGGCTAGGCTCTATCAACGAAGCTTTTTCAATGAAGATGGCAGCACTGCTTACGATATCTTGTTGACTGAGGGACAGGAAGAGGTCTATCGATTTAAGGACCGGATTCTGTATGGAAAGCCAGCCCTTATGCGCTATTTTATGCAACGTTTGAACTTGAGCAAGTCTGATTTGGTCATCTTGGACAGGGAAACAGGGATTGGTCAGGCTGTTTTTGAAGAAGCACAAAAGGCCCATCTAGCAGTTGTCGTTCACGCAGAGCACTATAGTGAAAATGCTAGTAACGAAGACTATCTCCTCTGGAATAACTACTATGAGTATCAGTTTACAAATGCGGACAAGGTCGATTGCTTTATCGTGTCTACGGATCGGCAGAAGGAAGTTCTCGAAGGTCAATTTGCCCAGTACAGTCAGCATCGTCCACGAATCGTCACGATTCCAGTTGGGAGCATTGATCAGCTGACGGAGCCTGCTAGGGAACGCAAGCCCTTTTCTCTCATTACCGCTTCGCGTCTGGCCAAGGAAAAACACATCGACTGGCTCGTCAAGGCGGTTATCCAAGCGCATCAAGTCCTCCCTGAGCTCACCTTTGACATTTATGGCAGTGGGGGTGAGGAATCCCTTTTAAGGGAAATCATCACGGCTCACCAAGCGGAGAACTATATCCAGCTCAAAGGGCATGCAGATCTAGCTCAGATCTATCCCCAGTATGAGGTCTATCTGACAGCCTCAACCAGCGAAGGCTTTGGTCTGACCTTGATGGAGGCAGTTGGTTCAGGCTTGCCCCTGATTGGCTTTGATGTGCCTTATGGAAACCAGACCTTTATCAAGGATGGTCAAAATGGCTACTTGATCCCAAGTTCGGATGACCATGTTGAAACGGCGATTAAAAGATCCTTTGCGGAAAAGATCTGCCAGCTCTATCAGGAAAATCATTTGCCAGATATGCGAACAGCATCTTATGACCTAGCTAGAGGATTTTTAACAGACAAAGTAAGGGACAAGTGGAAGAAAACGATAGAGGAGGTCCTGCATGATTCAACTATTTGA
- a CDS encoding magnesium transporter CorA family protein: MLFVEKKLGHDCTWIDLDVDKIKNMEDLSDVYGLDKETIEYALDRNERAHMDYHRETGTVTFIYNVLDLEKDKEYYEAIPMTFIVEKQRLITISNHKNSYVIKRMATYLESHEIVSIYKFLFASLEIISNAYYPVIEEMDKSKDEISALLRQKTTKKNLFALSDLETGMVYLTAAAKQNRLLLEHIQGHALYRNFNEVEREQFDDAMIEAHQLVSMTDLISQVLQQLSASYNNILNNNLNDNLTTLTIISVLLAILAVITGFFGMNVPLPFTDEPNAWIYILIASLILWVVLAQYLKNIARN, from the coding sequence ATGCTATTTGTAGAGAAAAAATTAGGTCACGATTGTACGTGGATAGACCTTGATGTGGACAAAATTAAAAACATGGAAGACCTTTCGGATGTCTATGGATTGGACAAGGAAACTATCGAGTATGCTCTGGATAGAAATGAGCGTGCCCACATGGACTATCACCGTGAAACGGGAACGGTCACCTTCATTTATAATGTTCTTGACTTGGAAAAAGACAAAGAATATTATGAAGCGATTCCGATGACCTTTATCGTTGAAAAACAACGGCTAATCACAATTAGCAATCATAAGAATAGTTATGTGATTAAACGTATGGCAACCTACCTTGAAAGCCATGAAATTGTTTCAATCTACAAATTTCTTTTTGCCAGTTTAGAGATTATTAGCAATGCTTATTATCCGGTTATTGAAGAAATGGATAAAAGTAAGGATGAAATCAGTGCACTTCTTCGTCAAAAAACAACTAAAAAAAATCTTTTTGCCCTCTCTGACTTGGAAACTGGTATGGTTTACCTGACAGCTGCTGCCAAACAAAATCGTCTCCTCTTGGAACACATCCAAGGGCATGCTCTTTATCGCAATTTTAATGAGGTAGAAAGAGAGCAGTTTGATGATGCCATGATTGAAGCGCATCAGTTGGTTTCGATGACAGACTTGATTTCTCAAGTTTTGCAACAACTCTCAGCCTCTTACAACAACATCCTGAATAATAATCTAAATGATAATTTGACAACTTTGACCATTATCTCAGTCTTGCTAGCTATCCTTGCGGTTATTACAGGATTCTTCGGAATGAATGTTCCCTTACCGTTTACAGATGAACCAAATGCTTGGATTTATATTTTGATAGCTAGTCTCATTTTATGGGTAGTCTTAGCCCAATATTTAAAGAATATTGCTAGAAATTAA
- the gtfB gene encoding accessory Sec system glycosylation chaperone GtfB gives MIQLFDRYGQESRDLHESLEVAGLSHVTVVIEPDGFLPDGILSPFTYYLGYESGKALYFNQVAVPEFWEIAGNNQSAHILKDSRERGVIHYVEAPQARLVKQVDWKDLSGRIYQADHYNRYGACFAKTTYSADGQTILTKYQDAKGQEIVLENHVTGDILLTLPGQALRHFKNRVEFTIFFLQDLGIDTRHLLFNTLATSFLVSYHYPDKSGRDILVWQEPLDDCLPGNMQLLLEQEGLRAKQILIPDKATYEQALTLTNPAYHDKFVHLGYHYQFKRENFVRPDALIVTNSDQIEHIETLIESLPMVTFRIAAVTEMSSKLLTLLSYPNVVLYQNASPQKIRELYQLSDLYLDINYGNELLDAVRQAFEHNMLILAFDQTAHNRPYTAPEHLFNVQTVGDMIAKIQEALSSLDKMGQALGHQGLHANYVDLATYQERMERIIGEGHD, from the coding sequence ATGATTCAACTATTTGATCGATATGGCCAGGAAAGTCGAGATTTACATGAAAGTTTAGAAGTTGCTGGTCTGTCCCATGTCACGGTTGTGATCGAGCCAGATGGCTTTCTCCCAGATGGGATTCTTTCTCCCTTTACCTACTATCTAGGTTACGAGTCGGGAAAAGCTCTTTATTTCAACCAAGTAGCCGTACCTGAGTTTTGGGAGATTGCGGGCAATAACCAGTCGGCGCATATCCTAAAGGATTCTCGGGAGAGGGGCGTGATTCACTATGTGGAGGCTCCTCAGGCCCGTTTGGTCAAGCAAGTCGACTGGAAGGACCTATCCGGTCGCATCTACCAAGCAGACCACTATAACCGATACGGAGCTTGCTTTGCCAAGACCACCTATAGTGCAGATGGACAGACTATCCTGACCAAGTATCAGGATGCAAAGGGACAGGAAATTGTCCTGGAAAACCATGTGACAGGCGATATCCTCCTAACCTTGCCCGGACAAGCCCTGCGCCATTTTAAAAATCGAGTGGAGTTCACGATCTTCTTTTTGCAAGACTTGGGAATCGACACTCGCCACCTTCTCTTTAACACACTCGCCACCTCTTTCTTGGTCTCATACCATTATCCAGATAAGAGTGGACGGGATATTTTAGTCTGGCAAGAACCACTAGATGATTGTCTTCCTGGAAATATGCAGCTTCTCTTGGAGCAAGAGGGGCTGAGAGCCAAGCAGATCCTCATACCAGATAAGGCTACCTATGAACAGGCCTTGACCTTGACCAATCCAGCCTATCATGACAAGTTTGTCCATCTAGGTTATCATTATCAGTTCAAAAGAGAAAATTTCGTTCGACCAGATGCCTTGATTGTTACCAACTCAGATCAGATCGAGCATATCGAAACCCTGATTGAGTCCTTGCCAATGGTGACCTTCCGAATCGCGGCAGTGACTGAAATGTCGTCCAAGTTGCTAACCTTGCTTTCCTATCCCAATGTCGTTCTCTATCAAAACGCTAGTCCGCAAAAGATTCGAGAACTCTACCAGCTGTCGGATCTCTATCTAGACATCAATTACGGAAACGAGCTTTTGGATGCTGTCCGTCAAGCCTTCGAGCACAATATGCTCATCCTAGCCTTTGACCAGACAGCTCATAACAGACCTTACACAGCTCCAGAACACCTCTTTAATGTGCAGACTGTTGGAGACATGATTGCGAAGATTCAAGAAGCTCTCAGCAGTCTTGACAAGATGGGCCAAGCCCTTGGACATCAAGGTCTCCATGCTAACTATGTGGACTTGGCTACTTACCAAGAGAGGATGGAAAGGATAATAGGGGAAGGACATGACTAA